The window TGCTTTCAAGCTCGTTTAAATTTTCTTTTGTTGTTTTAAGGATAAGGAGGTATTCTTTAGCTTTGCAAAGCGTGTTTTCCCAGCGATACATACTTTTTATTTTAAGTCTTTGAACGCAAGCAACAAGCCTTTTTTCAAGCAAAAGCTTGCCTAAAGCCTTTGCTTCTTTTTTGCTTGCTGTAGTGCTTAAAACGATCATTCATACGCCTTTTTAAGCCTTGCTAAAC is drawn from Campylobacter sp. MIT 12-8780 and contains these coding sequences:
- the cutA gene encoding divalent-cation tolerance protein CutA, whose amino-acid sequence is MIVLSTTASKKEAKALGKLLLEKRLVACVQRLKIKSMYRWENTLCKAKEYLLILKTTKENLNELESIVKANHSYEVPQFVALKADFISKEYKKWLEKECKSVKNSKKIKLKF